The Solibacillus sp. FSL W7-1436 genome window below encodes:
- a CDS encoding organic hydroperoxide resistance protein, which translates to MSEKLFTAIATASGGREGKVQSDDGVVQFETAMPGTPRAKNIENATNPEQLFAAGYAACFDSALQLTASKARVKFTSEVTANVSLLKDEQDQGFKLSVVLQVKGTDIEREQLEDLVHKAHEVCPYSKATRGNIEVTLEVI; encoded by the coding sequence ATGTCTGAAAAGTTATTTACTGCTATTGCTACTGCTTCGGGAGGACGTGAAGGTAAAGTACAGTCGGATGATGGGGTAGTTCAATTCGAAACAGCAATGCCAGGTACACCGCGGGCAAAAAATATTGAAAATGCTACAAACCCGGAGCAGTTATTTGCTGCAGGGTATGCTGCCTGTTTTGATAGTGCCCTTCAATTAACAGCAAGTAAAGCCCGTGTAAAATTTACGTCTGAAGTAACAGCGAATGTCAGCTTATTAAAAGATGAACAAGATCAAGGGTTTAAGCTTAGTGTTGTACTTCAGGTGAAAGGGACAGATATAGAGCGTGAACAGTTAGAGGACCTGGTGCATAAAGCACACGAAGTATGCCCTTATTCAAAAGCAACAAGAGGCAATATTGAAGTTACGCTTGAAGTTATTTAG
- a CDS encoding glycosyltransferase: MRKILFISDHGDPLIPLGSKQAGGQNNYVKHLALQLDGLGYSVDIVTHWSDGQKPAVEQLGERSKVYRFAGGQKGFVDKRQMFTLLPRLYKEMTEAMDISSYDVVHTHYWLSGVLAYNLQKEYSFYWCHTNHSLAIAKEQGTGFIENKRKHFEKLIMEQADVVIATTPNEKQQIEVFTKKKSTVSVVPVGVSPVYLASSEEEEQFAFPYYFYAGRLETSKGIFDLLKGFKHMLDMHEVPQNVKLLIAGGCQDTVDIKNYCPISEPLKEAIKGMEDRVLFLGPKNEKQLKNLYSGALATIMPSHYESFGMVAAEAQACGCPVIATHVGGLKDVVKSGMTGFHIPKENVQQLSDSMAFFLKSSPKQLKMRRDAKQYAMKEFNWTLISRKVKELYERKNAYISLP; encoded by the coding sequence TTGAGAAAGATATTATTTATTTCTGATCATGGCGACCCTTTAATACCTCTTGGAAGTAAACAAGCAGGTGGACAAAACAACTATGTAAAACATTTAGCACTGCAGCTTGACGGACTCGGTTACAGTGTTGATATTGTTACACATTGGAGCGATGGACAAAAGCCGGCTGTTGAACAGTTGGGTGAGCGTAGTAAAGTATACCGCTTTGCAGGTGGTCAAAAAGGATTTGTTGATAAACGTCAGATGTTTACTTTACTTCCTCGTTTATATAAAGAAATGACTGAGGCAATGGATATTAGCAGCTATGATGTTGTTCATACCCATTACTGGTTATCAGGAGTACTGGCATACAATTTGCAGAAGGAATATTCATTTTACTGGTGCCACACAAATCACTCCCTTGCAATTGCAAAAGAGCAAGGTACAGGCTTTATCGAAAATAAGCGTAAGCATTTTGAAAAACTGATTATGGAGCAAGCAGATGTAGTTATTGCTACTACTCCTAATGAGAAGCAACAGATTGAAGTTTTTACAAAGAAAAAAAGTACAGTATCTGTTGTGCCGGTAGGAGTTTCACCAGTGTATCTGGCATCTTCTGAAGAAGAGGAACAGTTTGCATTTCCATATTACTTTTATGCAGGCCGTTTAGAAACTTCAAAAGGGATTTTTGATCTTTTAAAAGGATTCAAACATATGCTGGATATGCATGAAGTCCCTCAAAACGTGAAGCTGCTAATTGCAGGTGGTTGTCAGGATACGGTTGATATAAAGAATTATTGTCCGATAAGCGAACCGCTAAAAGAAGCGATCAAAGGAATGGAAGACCGCGTGTTATTCCTTGGCCCAAAAAATGAAAAACAGTTGAAGAACCTTTATTCAGGTGCATTGGCAACAATTATGCCTTCACATTATGAATCGTTTGGGATGGTAGCGGCAGAAGCACAGGCCTGTGGTTGCCCTGTAATTGCGACACATGTAGGTGGACTAAAAGATGTCGTTAAATCCGGAATGACAGGTTTCCATATACCTAAAGAAAATGTGCAACAATTAAGCGATAGCATGGCATTTTTCTTAAAGAGCTCGCCTAAACAATTAAAAATGCGTCGTGATGCAAAACAATATGCGATGAAAGAATTTAACTGGACTCTTATTTCCCGCAAAGTAAAGGAGCTGTATGAACGAAAAAATGCCTACATTTCCTTACCTTAA
- a CDS encoding S8 family serine peptidase yields the protein MKKFKFTRFFSSILAFIMVFSLLVPFSNASAESKSFKQDGQSESVIQLKAAIAEQLSLSKDGPILHESLQNISGNQEVAVIVHLSEKPVALEQGISQVKGKKFSNARANEVRSNVKAQQAKVKKELTAKQVQMKQGYTFDTVLNGFAATIKANDIPKLLSVEGITLIEPDATVYASEEITTKSPKSKKSSELIKDEQLEAQMNTSISFLGIEKLWNEGIEGQGVKVAVLDTGIDADHPEFAGIYKGGKNFIPNSSTYSKPRADNDASETLPSERPAGTPEFNANGSSFYTSHGTHVAGTIAAIGANEFGIKGIAPKVDLYAYRVLGAYGSGATSGIVKAIETAVQEEMDVINLSLGGGANTETDAGSFAINNAMMAGTIGVVATGNSGPNRGTMGTPATARLGIAVGNTTNPETMYNGEVNITVGDYNLAKQLPLMGTTFGKNLSTQLQGEFDLVAIPGNGELKDFEGIDVEGKVALISRGDIAFVDKIANAKANGAVATIIHNFSGGTNAPNISGTFLGDSFEFLPTFDMSVTDGNAIRTALQDGTGKVSFGKFASTTTTGDDVNSSSSRGPSTPNFDIKPDVTAPGTNIMSTIPMYQADFPDAVYDEAYDRKTGTSMATPHIAGIAALVKQANPDWDAFDVKVALSNTAKVLDTAKYDVFSQGAGRVNAYAAAHPEILAYALDTAVLDGNGEIVENKKGTVTFGPQSLKDGNISVTKQILVKDIKGNGGNYNVSVDVTKTFGDAAVTVDQPTFTLAGEQLLNITLTASQAVAPSGSEILGFIHIDGGSTEASLPFAADFSNAAATTEIKDFKITETDLSFNGDGIKDSGVLSFTLTGDVGTNYIELWDIMNPEGGEYGDGYIGYLHSGASLGKGSYTLNVGGQYKPWGSAPATTIPDGLYTIDFTGLAATGIVAGYVGPIVVKTTKPEITGSETEGVVSGQVTDKYIDYNEELYLYGLDYDLNDKLKASYVATVNGEVQAPVAFDLNQDGSFTFPVTAETNAVTVVITDAAGNVGEAIIFEKEVTAPVVTLSVNPTELDLTAGETAQLTVTETTTPAEGDATEEDVTSKATYVVADENVATVVNGLVTAVAEGTTVITVSHGENEATVTVTVKAPVVEEPVVTLEIDQAQVETRVGKEVSVKITEVTTLNGETTEKDVTNLANYQVENDKIATVKAGTVKGKGQGTTTVTVTYGEHTLTFDVNVVKPGNGNGNGNGNGNGNGNGNGNGNGNGNGNGNGNGNGNGNGNGNGNGNGNGNGNGPKNN from the coding sequence TTGAAGAAGTTTAAGTTTACGAGATTCTTTAGTAGTATTCTGGCTTTCATTATGGTGTTCTCTTTATTGGTTCCATTCTCGAATGCAAGCGCAGAATCAAAATCATTCAAGCAGGATGGGCAAAGTGAAAGCGTCATTCAGCTAAAGGCGGCAATCGCTGAACAGCTTAGCTTGTCTAAAGATGGTCCAATCCTTCATGAAAGCCTGCAAAATATTTCAGGCAATCAAGAGGTTGCAGTCATCGTTCATTTATCCGAAAAACCGGTAGCATTGGAGCAAGGAATCAGCCAGGTTAAAGGCAAAAAGTTTTCTAATGCCCGTGCAAATGAAGTACGTTCAAATGTAAAAGCACAACAGGCAAAAGTTAAAAAAGAGTTAACTGCCAAACAGGTGCAAATGAAACAAGGCTACACTTTTGATACGGTACTAAACGGATTTGCGGCAACAATTAAAGCAAATGACATTCCAAAACTGCTTTCAGTTGAAGGAATCACTTTAATTGAACCGGATGCAACGGTATACGCATCAGAAGAGATTACAACAAAATCTCCAAAATCAAAAAAATCATCAGAACTTATTAAAGACGAGCAATTGGAAGCACAAATGAATACTAGTATTTCTTTCCTTGGCATTGAAAAGCTTTGGAATGAAGGAATTGAAGGACAAGGGGTAAAAGTGGCAGTACTTGATACAGGTATTGATGCAGATCACCCTGAATTTGCTGGTATTTATAAAGGCGGAAAGAACTTTATTCCTAACTCTTCAACTTACTCTAAACCACGTGCAGATAACGATGCATCGGAAACATTACCTTCAGAGCGTCCAGCAGGAACACCTGAATTCAATGCAAACGGAAGCTCGTTCTATACTTCTCACGGTACTCATGTTGCCGGAACAATTGCAGCAATTGGTGCTAACGAATTCGGCATTAAAGGTATAGCACCAAAAGTGGACCTTTATGCTTACCGCGTTCTTGGAGCATACGGAAGCGGTGCGACATCAGGTATTGTTAAAGCAATTGAAACAGCTGTCCAAGAAGAAATGGATGTCATCAACCTTTCACTAGGCGGTGGCGCTAACACTGAAACAGATGCAGGATCATTTGCGATCAATAACGCAATGATGGCTGGAACAATCGGTGTTGTTGCAACAGGTAACTCAGGTCCAAACCGTGGAACAATGGGCACACCTGCAACTGCTCGTTTAGGGATTGCAGTAGGTAATACAACAAACCCGGAAACAATGTATAACGGTGAAGTTAACATTACTGTAGGCGACTACAACTTAGCAAAACAACTTCCTTTAATGGGAACAACTTTTGGTAAAAACTTATCAACACAGCTTCAAGGTGAGTTTGATTTAGTTGCGATTCCTGGTAATGGAGAATTAAAAGATTTTGAAGGAATTGATGTTGAAGGGAAAGTGGCACTAATTTCGCGCGGTGATATCGCATTTGTTGATAAAATTGCAAATGCTAAAGCAAACGGTGCAGTAGCTACAATTATCCATAACTTTTCCGGCGGAACGAATGCACCGAACATTTCAGGTACATTCCTTGGTGACTCTTTTGAGTTCTTGCCAACATTCGATATGTCAGTAACAGACGGCAATGCAATTCGCACTGCATTACAAGATGGTACAGGTAAAGTAAGCTTCGGCAAGTTTGCTTCAACTACAACAACAGGTGACGATGTAAACTCTTCAAGTTCACGTGGTCCTTCTACACCGAACTTCGATATTAAACCAGACGTAACAGCGCCTGGTACAAACATTATGTCAACGATTCCTATGTATCAAGCGGACTTCCCTGATGCGGTTTACGATGAAGCATATGATCGTAAAACAGGAACGTCTATGGCAACCCCACATATTGCTGGTATCGCAGCATTAGTAAAACAGGCAAATCCTGATTGGGATGCTTTTGATGTAAAAGTGGCGCTTTCGAATACTGCTAAAGTATTGGATACTGCAAAATATGATGTATTCTCTCAAGGTGCCGGTCGCGTAAATGCTTATGCGGCAGCTCATCCCGAAATTCTTGCTTATGCACTTGATACAGCAGTTTTAGACGGCAATGGTGAAATTGTAGAAAATAAAAAAGGGACGGTTACTTTTGGTCCTCAATCATTGAAAGACGGCAATATTTCTGTAACGAAACAAATATTAGTAAAAGACATTAAAGGAAACGGCGGTAACTACAACGTATCCGTAGATGTGACTAAAACATTTGGCGATGCAGCAGTTACAGTGGATCAGCCAACATTTACTTTAGCTGGTGAGCAGCTGTTAAACATTACTTTAACTGCTTCACAGGCTGTAGCACCAAGCGGCTCTGAAATTTTAGGTTTCATCCATATTGACGGTGGATCTACAGAAGCTTCATTGCCATTCGCGGCTGATTTCAGTAACGCGGCGGCGACAACTGAAATTAAAGATTTTAAAATCACAGAAACTGATCTGTCATTTAACGGTGACGGTATTAAAGACTCAGGTGTCCTTTCATTCACATTAACTGGTGATGTTGGAACGAACTATATCGAGCTTTGGGATATTATGAATCCTGAAGGTGGAGAATATGGGGACGGCTACATCGGTTATCTGCATTCAGGTGCTTCATTAGGTAAAGGATCTTATACACTGAATGTTGGCGGGCAGTATAAACCATGGGGCAGTGCACCGGCAACTACAATTCCGGATGGTCTGTATACAATCGACTTTACTGGCCTTGCAGCTACAGGAATAGTTGCGGGTTATGTAGGACCGATTGTTGTAAAAACGACAAAACCGGAAATTACAGGTTCAGAAACTGAAGGTGTTGTTTCGGGACAGGTAACAGATAAGTATATCGACTACAATGAAGAACTTTATTTATACGGTTTAGACTATGATTTAAATGATAAATTAAAAGCTTCATATGTTGCGACTGTAAACGGCGAAGTACAAGCACCGGTTGCATTCGATTTAAATCAGGACGGCAGCTTCACATTCCCGGTTACAGCTGAAACAAATGCTGTAACAGTAGTTATTACAGATGCTGCTGGTAATGTTGGAGAAGCGATTATCTTTGAAAAAGAAGTTACAGCACCTGTTGTAACCCTTTCTGTAAATCCGACTGAGCTGGACCTGACAGCTGGAGAAACTGCACAGCTTACGGTAACAGAAACAACAACACCTGCTGAAGGTGATGCAACAGAAGAAGACGTAACTTCAAAAGCTACGTATGTTGTGGCAGATGAAAATGTTGCTACAGTTGTAAATGGTTTAGTAACTGCAGTAGCGGAAGGCACAACGGTAATTACTGTGTCACATGGCGAAAATGAAGCGACAGTAACTGTTACAGTTAAAGCTCCCGTCGTGGAAGAGCCAGTTGTAACTCTTGAAATCGACCAAGCTCAAGTTGAGACAAGAGTCGGTAAAGAAGTTTCGGTTAAAATTACTGAAGTAACAACTTTAAACGGTGAAACAACGGAAAAAGATGTTACTAATCTTGCAAATTACCAAGTAGAAAACGATAAGATTGCTACTGTAAAAGCAGGTACTGTAAAAGGTAAAGGTCAGGGTACTACTACTGTTACAGTAACATATGGTGAGCATACACTTACGTTTGATGTCAATGTTGTAAAGCCTGGTAACGGCAATGGTAACGGTAACGGCAATGGTAATGGCAACGGCAATGGCAACGGTAACGGCAATGGTAATGGCAACGGCAACGGTAATGGCAATGGCAACGGCAATGGCAACGGCAATGGCAACGGCAACGGCAACGGCAACGGTAATGGTAACGGTCCTAAAAATAATTAA
- a CDS encoding HAD-IIB family hydrolase, with amino-acid sequence MNEKMPTFPYLKPHILATDLDNTIVSDKVPHTELWETLALENTSLIYITGRYRQSAIDLIEREQLPKPDILICDVGASIYLGPTYELDQEWAGNIRQEDFEQVKAIAKSIDIARQPIDTPWRLAYFASKMQVQILKQAIKQNNLAVDLIFSSERDVDILPANINKGAALKYVLNKCQYNGEVVVAGDSENDLSLFTLGYPAIAVGNACDAILALSENEHIHYAKGHASAGVKEIWEKLYTPLSQKIQ; translated from the coding sequence ATGAACGAAAAAATGCCTACATTTCCTTACCTTAAACCTCATATTTTAGCAACAGATTTAGATAATACGATTGTTAGTGATAAGGTTCCGCATACTGAACTGTGGGAAACGCTGGCACTTGAAAACACATCTCTCATATATATTACCGGAAGATATAGACAGTCCGCGATTGATTTAATCGAACGTGAACAACTGCCAAAACCGGACATTTTAATATGTGATGTTGGAGCTTCGATTTACCTGGGTCCGACATATGAGCTTGACCAGGAATGGGCAGGCAACATTAGGCAGGAAGACTTTGAACAGGTTAAAGCGATAGCAAAATCCATTGACATTGCCAGACAGCCAATAGATACACCTTGGCGACTGGCCTATTTTGCCAGTAAAATGCAAGTTCAAATACTTAAGCAAGCGATTAAGCAAAATAATTTAGCAGTTGATCTTATTTTCAGCAGTGAAAGAGATGTAGATATTCTGCCTGCAAATATTAATAAAGGTGCTGCACTGAAATATGTACTTAATAAGTGTCAATATAATGGGGAGGTTGTTGTAGCCGGAGATTCCGAAAATGATCTCAGTCTTTTCACTCTCGGTTATCCAGCTATTGCAGTTGGAAATGCATGTGACGCCATATTAGCATTATCGGAAAATGAGCATATTCATTATGCAAAGGGACATGCATCTGCCGGTGTAAAAGAAATATGGGAAAAACTTTACACACCATTATCACAAAAGATTCAATAG
- a CDS encoding type III polyketide synthase → MPKIASVSTHTPPFTLAQTNIEQLTKELFQHKIPKLERLLKVFENGEIKTRNLCVSPDWYREDHTFEERNELYIKLATEYSVEVIKKCLSNRSFLQQELSTEEIDAIIFISSTGISTPSIDARVMNILPFSNELVRIPIWGLGCAGGAAGISRAYDYCKAHPNAKVLVVCVELCSLTFQKDDYSKSNLVGTSLFADGAACALVCGDDVELKQNVPVPYIKGRGSKWMPDSEDVMGWDVKNSGLHVVFSKSIPVIISKWLGPFIHEFLNKHDVSHEQIENFVAHPGGKKVLQAYEETLNLTTEHTDVSREILQKNGNMSSPTVLYVLEQFMLNEKRADTLGLLVALGPGFSGEVVLLEWRE, encoded by the coding sequence ATTCCAAAAATCGCTTCAGTAAGTACTCATACACCGCCTTTCACATTAGCTCAGACAAATATTGAGCAATTGACGAAAGAGCTTTTCCAACATAAAATTCCAAAGTTAGAACGATTATTGAAAGTTTTTGAGAATGGTGAAATAAAAACACGGAATTTATGTGTTTCACCTGACTGGTATCGCGAAGACCATACATTTGAAGAACGCAATGAGCTCTATATAAAACTGGCTACAGAATATAGTGTTGAAGTCATAAAGAAGTGTTTATCAAACCGTTCCTTTTTACAACAGGAACTATCTACAGAAGAGATAGATGCAATTATTTTTATTAGTAGTACAGGTATTTCTACGCCAAGCATTGATGCCCGTGTTATGAATATTCTTCCTTTTTCCAATGAACTGGTCAGAATCCCTATATGGGGGCTTGGCTGTGCGGGGGGAGCGGCAGGCATTAGCAGGGCGTACGACTATTGTAAAGCACACCCAAACGCCAAGGTGCTTGTCGTTTGTGTTGAGCTATGCAGTCTTACCTTCCAGAAAGATGATTATTCAAAAAGTAATCTCGTAGGAACTTCATTATTTGCTGATGGAGCGGCCTGTGCACTTGTATGCGGCGATGATGTTGAGCTAAAACAAAATGTACCAGTTCCATATATTAAGGGACGTGGCTCAAAGTGGATGCCGGATTCTGAAGATGTGATGGGATGGGATGTTAAAAATAGCGGTTTGCATGTTGTATTTTCAAAGAGCATTCCGGTCATTATTTCGAAATGGCTTGGGCCATTTATTCATGAATTTTTAAATAAGCACGATGTTTCACATGAACAGATTGAGAATTTTGTCGCACATCCCGGCGGAAAAAAAGTATTACAAGCCTATGAGGAAACATTGAATTTAACGACGGAACATACAGATGTTTCACGTGAAATATTGCAAAAAAATGGAAACATGTCATCTCCGACAGTTCTGTATGTTTTGGAGCAATTTATGTTAAATGAAAAAAGAGCGGATACTTTAGGATTATTGGTTGCTTTAGGGCCTGGCTTTAGCGGAGAAGTCGTATTATTGGAATGGAGGGAGTAA
- a CDS encoding CotD family spore coat protein: protein MTNRNWFNDERGQSFYNNAQQLPTQTAPTQYASPQISPTRQYVQRNVSNTVVPHVHPSHLTTVNQHYINNQHYFPHTQSVVNECFETNTMCGTPFRPNGGCGCSKRRGW from the coding sequence TTGACTAATAGAAACTGGTTTAATGATGAAAGAGGTCAATCGTTTTACAATAATGCTCAGCAATTACCAACGCAAACAGCACCAACTCAATATGCATCACCGCAAATCTCACCAACGAGACAATACGTTCAAAGAAATGTATCAAACACAGTGGTGCCACATGTGCATCCATCCCATTTAACAACGGTCAACCAACATTATATTAACAACCAACACTATTTCCCTCATACACAATCTGTTGTGAATGAGTGTTTCGAAACTAATACGATGTGTGGAACACCGTTTAGACCGAATGGCGGTTGTGGTTGTTCAAAACGACGAGGCTGGTAA
- a CDS encoding isoprenylcysteine carboxyl methyltransferase family protein, with amino-acid sequence MVFYIVLAFVIIQRLVELVVAKRNEKLMLAKGAYEVGASHYPFMILLHTSFFVSLLVEVVFFSGQFTPHYIWLVLFLLLQLLRVWCLVSLGSFWNTKIIILPGANVVAKGPYSFIRHPNYLVVCLEIAVLPLMFQAYFTAICFTILNFIILSVRIPMEEKALKEGTDYTAYLERNNVKQP; translated from the coding sequence CTGGTTTTTTATATTGTACTAGCTTTTGTAATTATTCAAAGATTAGTAGAGCTGGTTGTAGCAAAGAGAAATGAGAAATTAATGCTTGCTAAAGGAGCATATGAAGTAGGAGCTTCCCATTACCCATTCATGATTTTACTGCATACGAGCTTTTTCGTAAGCCTTCTTGTTGAAGTAGTATTTTTCAGTGGACAATTTACACCACATTATATATGGCTCGTTTTATTTTTACTGCTGCAGTTGTTGAGGGTATGGTGTCTGGTTTCGTTAGGATCCTTCTGGAACACGAAAATTATTATTTTACCGGGAGCAAATGTAGTAGCGAAAGGGCCGTATTCTTTTATACGACACCCGAACTATTTGGTTGTATGTTTAGAAATTGCTGTATTGCCACTAATGTTTCAGGCATACTTTACAGCTATTTGTTTCACTATATTAAATTTCATCATCCTGTCTGTTCGCATCCCGATGGAGGAAAAGGCACTAAAAGAAGGGACAGACTATACAGCATATTTGGAACGGAATAATGTTAAACAGCCGTAA
- a CDS encoding zinc-dependent alcohol dehydrogenase: protein MKAVTYQGAKKVEVKEVPDAKIEKPDDIIVRITSTAICGSDLHIYRGAMPAREDFVIGHEPMGIVEEVGPDVTKVKKGDRVVIPFNVACGECFYCQNQLESQCDNANENPAIDSGAYFGFTERYGDFPGGQAEYLRVPYGNFIPFKVPDNCELEDEALLFISDVLPTAYWSVENAGVKKGDTVIVLGSGPIGLMVQKFAWMKGAKRVMVVDPLSYRLEHAKRTNNVEIFNFDDFDDVGNHLHEITHGGADVVIDCVGMDGKMSLVEKAQQKLKLQGGTLSAIDVGIKSVRKFGTIQLTGVYGSLYNMFPLGNIFERNITVKMGQAPAIHYSQMLYDMVAEGKIDPTEIITHKVPLSEASEAYKKFHDHEDQSIKFILKP from the coding sequence TTGAAAGCAGTAACGTATCAAGGTGCCAAAAAAGTAGAAGTGAAAGAAGTTCCGGATGCAAAAATTGAAAAGCCAGATGACATTATTGTACGTATTACCTCAACAGCCATTTGCGGGTCAGATCTCCATATTTATCGTGGGGCAATGCCGGCACGAGAAGATTTTGTAATTGGACATGAGCCTATGGGAATTGTGGAGGAAGTCGGACCTGACGTAACAAAGGTTAAAAAAGGAGACCGTGTTGTTATTCCTTTTAATGTTGCGTGTGGCGAATGCTTCTATTGTCAAAATCAGTTGGAAAGCCAATGCGATAATGCCAACGAAAATCCGGCGATCGATTCGGGTGCATACTTTGGATTTACAGAGCGCTACGGTGACTTTCCGGGAGGACAAGCGGAATATTTACGTGTACCGTACGGGAACTTCATACCATTTAAAGTACCTGACAACTGTGAACTGGAAGATGAGGCATTACTGTTTATATCTGATGTATTGCCGACTGCCTATTGGAGTGTAGAAAATGCGGGTGTTAAAAAAGGTGATACGGTCATTGTGCTAGGTTCAGGACCAATCGGCTTAATGGTACAGAAATTCGCATGGATGAAAGGTGCAAAGCGTGTAATGGTAGTAGACCCTTTAAGCTACCGTTTAGAGCATGCGAAACGCACAAACAATGTAGAAATATTTAACTTTGATGATTTTGATGATGTTGGAAATCATCTTCATGAAATTACCCATGGCGGAGCTGACGTAGTTATTGACTGTGTCGGTATGGACGGGAAAATGTCTCTTGTAGAAAAGGCACAGCAAAAGCTGAAACTTCAGGGGGGAACACTGAGCGCAATCGATGTGGGTATAAAATCCGTTCGAAAGTTTGGTACCATCCAGCTGACAGGTGTGTATGGTTCATTATACAATATGTTCCCATTAGGCAATATTTTTGAGCGTAATATAACTGTAAAAATGGGTCAGGCACCGGCGATTCATTACAGTCAGATGCTTTATGATATGGTTGCTGAAGGGAAGATTGATCCAACAGAAATCATTACCCATAAAGTGCCGCTATCTGAGGCAAGTGAAGCATATAAGAAATTCCATGACCATGAAGATCAAAGTATTAAATTTATTTTAAAACCTTAA
- a CDS encoding peptidylprolyl isomerase: protein MKKFYQIVLFTVLVVILAACGKETSDNKEQENTANYAEEVKENPIVTITMENDEKIIIELEPKTAPNTVANFISLVEDGFYDGLIFHRVIPGFMIQGGDPDGTGMGGPDYAIKGEFTSNGFENTLTHERGVISMARSQDPDSAGSQFFIMTEQATHLDGDYAAFGKVTEGMEMVDEIVAAKRGANDKPLEDQKIKTVEVDTKGFDYPEPVIQK from the coding sequence GTGAAAAAGTTTTATCAAATCGTTTTATTTACAGTACTAGTCGTTATTTTAGCCGCATGCGGTAAGGAAACGTCGGACAATAAAGAGCAGGAAAATACTGCGAATTATGCTGAGGAAGTAAAGGAAAATCCAATTGTTACGATTACAATGGAAAATGATGAAAAAATCATTATTGAGCTAGAGCCAAAAACTGCCCCTAATACAGTGGCCAATTTTATCTCACTTGTGGAAGATGGATTTTATGATGGACTGATTTTCCACCGTGTTATTCCCGGTTTTATGATACAAGGTGGAGATCCGGATGGTACAGGTATGGGTGGACCGGATTATGCAATTAAAGGAGAATTTACTTCAAACGGATTTGAAAATACATTAACCCATGAACGCGGTGTAATTTCAATGGCCCGTTCCCAAGATCCGGATTCGGCAGGCTCGCAGTTCTTTATAATGACGGAGCAGGCAACACATTTGGATGGTGACTATGCAGCATTCGGCAAGGTAACTGAAGGAATGGAAATGGTCGATGAGATTGTTGCTGCAAAGCGCGGGGCCAATGACAAACCGCTGGAAGATCAGAAGATAAAAACAGTTGAGGTGGACACGAAAGGCTTTGATTATCCAGAGCCAGTCATTCAAAAATAG